The region CGAACGCACCCGCTCCGGGGGTTCCGGCGTCTACTACCATGCGTCTTACTGGGGGCGGCCCCACGATTACCTCTGGCTGAGTTCGACCCATCCGGCCCTGATCCGGGAGGAAATGACCAAGGCCTACACGTTGGGTGCGGAGCGGATCTGGGTGCTGAACGTGGGCGACCTTAAACCGCTGGAATACACCATAAGTTTGTTTCTGGACATGGCCTACGAGGTCCGGCCTTTCCTGGAAAAGACCGACATGAAGGGGCATCTGGAAGCGTGGGCGACGGAATTGTTCGGCACGGAACAGGGGCCTCCGGTGGCGAACGCACTGTGGGACTATTACGATCTGGCGTTTGAGCGCCGACCGGAATTTATGGGGTGGAGCCGTACCGAGCCTACCACCGCAACGCAACTCACCGCGTACAACCATTTCCGCTACGGCGACGAAGCCCAGCGGCGGCTGGATCGGTACGATGCGCTCGTGCAGCGCGTAACACGTCTGCGTGCAGCAACACCGCCCGACCGGAAAGACGCGTTTTACGAGCTGGTCTACTATCCGGTGGTGTGCGCGGCGCTGATGAACCAGAAGTTTCTGTACCGCGACAAGGCCCATTGGTACGCCCGGCAGCACCGCCTGAGCGCGCACAACTACGCCCAACGGTCGCAGCGGGCGTATGAGGCCATCGTGCGGGAGACAGCGTACTACAATCACGAGCTGGCTGGGGGCAAGTGGCGCGGCATGATGTCGATGGAACCGCGGAAACTGCCCGTGTACCAGGCGCCGGTGTTGCCGGAACTCGTGCCGGAGCACGGGGGACGCTGGGCGGTAGTGCCGGAAGGCGATTCTGTCCAAAGTGCGACAGACCTGTCGCTTCCGACGTTTACCCCCTGGGGACAGCACGCCTACTTCGTGGACCTGTTTCTGACCCACAAGTCGACCGTAGCCTGGAAGGCCTCTGCCTCCGCGGCATGGCTACAGCTTTCGGAACGGAAAGGCGTCCTAACGAGCGACTCGGGGCGCACCGAGACAAGGCTCTGGGTCAGTGTCGACTGGAATAGCGTACGCGCCGATACGGTGACTGGTACGCTGCTGTTGAAAGGGAAGAACAAGCGGGTGCGGGTGGCGGTCCGTGCCTGTCGTCCACGTCTTCCCGCGGGCTACGAAGGCTTTGTGGAGAGCAACGGCTACGTCTCGCTGTTTGCTGAGCATTTCCAGCGCAGTTCCTCCACGCAAACCTGGCAGCGACTCGACGGGCTGGGGCACACCGGAGCGTCCGTACAGGCCCTGCCGCTGACCGCCTCCGCTCCTGCCGAGGTGACCGAGGCGGACTGGCTGGCGTACGACTTTTACACGTTTACCGCCGCGGCGCCCGACTTTCACTTCTACACCCTGCCTACCCATCCGGTCACGCACGACGACAGCCTGCGGTTTGGCGTCTCCATCGACGACGGTCCCGTCCAGGTGGTCAATTTTCAGACCTTCGGGCGTAGCGAGACCTGGAAAGAAAACGTTCTCCGCAACAGTGCGGTGAGTAACATGAAGGGCCCTCCATTAGCCCCGGGGCCGCACACGCTGAAAATCTACCGGATCGATCCCGGCGTCATCCTGGACAGGATGGTCATCGACCTGCGCAAGGTTCCTCCGGCGTATTCGCCCGTTCCCGAAACCAGCTTGCGGGCTGAAGGTGATGCTTCCGGTTTGCGCAAGTAAGTACCATGATTAGCTATGTAGGCAGTTGAGCCAAAAAAGATGAAGATTGTGAGAATAACCAAAATCGTGTTGTCCCTGCTGATGCTTGTGAGCGGGGTGGCCTGTCAGAAGGAAAAAGGCAAGCTTACCGTTGCGGCATTACACGTAGAAGCCCCGTTTGCGATGCCAGCGATCCAAGTGCCCGATTTTTCCCGTTGTGAAACGTTGCGGATTACGGACTACGGCGCAACGCCGGGCGATCAGCAGAAAACCTCCCGGGCGATTGCCCAGGCCATTGAAGCGGCGCACCAGCGGGGTGGGGGAACGGTGGTGGTGCCGGCTGGCGAGTGGCCCACGGGCGCAATTCACCTGAAAAGTCACGTGAACCTGCACCTGGAAAAGGATGCCGTGCTGCGCTTTTCCGACCAGCCCGCTGACTACCTGCCGCCCGTCATGACGACCTGGGAAGGCATGGAGTGCTACAACTACTCTCCGCTGATTTACGCGTTCGAGTGCCAGAACGTCGCCATCACCGGGGAGGGGGAACTCAACGCCAAAATGGACGTGTGGGAGCGGTGGTTTGCCCGTCCGCCCGCGCATATGGCGGAACTGAAACGCCTCTACTACCTGTCCGCGGAAGACCGCCCGGTGGAAGAGCGGCAGATGGTGAACGACAGCGCCCAT is a window of Catalinimonas alkaloidigena DNA encoding:
- a CDS encoding glycosyl hydrolase 115 family protein yields the protein MMDARCPREATGQQKNVSPGKTNGVRRQLFGWMGGLLLMGSHGLHAQTPPEAPLQSTSTFTEAVFPLVHRSQASPVWWDAQDAPVVGIAAHALADDITRLTGQTPAFDSVGRGTTDARFPVIVGTLGSSALINRLVDHQKLNLTRIAGQWESYVLAVVQEPMAGVEKALVIAGSDPRGTAFGVFEVSRRLGVSPWYWWADVTPRPQTNLYLTPGTLTQGPPSVKYRGIFLNDEDWGLQPWAAQTYEPETGDIGPKTYARMFELLLRLKANFLWPAMHPSTRAFFHYPGNPQTAAAYAIVVGTSHAEPMLRNNVDEWEEATRGPFDYVRNPQAVHDYWEARVREASGQEAVYTVGMRGVHDSGMQGVHNASEAAALLETIIADQRAMLQTHVDSNLQQVPQAFTPYKEVLDIYDQGLSVPEDITLVWPDDNYGYIHRLSDPDERTRSGGSGVYYHASYWGRPHDYLWLSSTHPALIREEMTKAYTLGAERIWVLNVGDLKPLEYTISLFLDMAYEVRPFLEKTDMKGHLEAWATELFGTEQGPPVANALWDYYDLAFERRPEFMGWSRTEPTTATQLTAYNHFRYGDEAQRRLDRYDALVQRVTRLRAATPPDRKDAFYELVYYPVVCAALMNQKFLYRDKAHWYARQHRLSAHNYAQRSQRAYEAIVRETAYYNHELAGGKWRGMMSMEPRKLPVYQAPVLPELVPEHGGRWAVVPEGDSVQSATDLSLPTFTPWGQHAYFVDLFLTHKSTVAWKASASAAWLQLSERKGVLTSDSGRTETRLWVSVDWNSVRADTVTGTLLLKGKNKRVRVAVRACRPRLPAGYEGFVESNGYVSLFAEHFQRSSSTQTWQRLDGLGHTGASVQALPLTASAPAEVTEADWLAYDFYTFTAAAPDFHFYTLPTHPVTHDDSLRFGVSIDDGPVQVVNFQTFGRSETWKENVLRNSAVSNMKGPPLAPGPHTLKIYRIDPGVILDRMVIDLRKVPPAYSPVPETSLRAEGDASGLRK